The Chryseobacterium sp. G0186 genome includes the window ATGCGCGATAACCTCAACGCAGCTGAAGATAATTCTGACCTGAAAAAACTTGAAAAATCTTTCGATATGTTATTTGATAAGGTACAGCCACTTTCATTAGTCGCTAATAACCTTACACTTATCGTACCGAGCGATTTTTACAAGGAATATATCGAGGACAATTACTTGTCCTTACTTTCTGCTGCCCTGAAGAAAAATGTTGGAAAAGGAGTGAAATTATGGTATTCTGTGATGGAAAACAGACCAAAGGGTGAAGAAAAACCTGTTACCATGAATATGAAGGGACAAAGTGTTCCTACTCCAAAAACGCAAGAAACAATGCCACAAGGATTTTCAGCTAATATTGTAAACCCTTTCGTGGTCCCTGGAATTAGAAAAGTAAATATTGATTCTAACCTGAAGCCTGATTACTCATTTGATAGTTATGTAGAAGGAGAAAGTAATAAATTTGCAGCTACTGTGGCAAGATCCATTGCCAAAAGACCGGGAGCAACAGCATTTAACCCACTGTTTTTATATGGAGGTTACGGAGTGGGAAAAACTCACTTAGGACAGGCCGTTGGTCTTGAAGTAAAGAACCAGTTTCCGGACAAAGTTGTTCTTTACCTATCTTCAGAAAAATTCATCCAGCAGTTTATTTCAGCTGCAAAAGCTCATAAGCAAACAGAATTTGCAAATTTCTACCAAATGGTAGATGTATTGATCATTGATGATATCCAGTTCCTATCAGGAAAATCAGCAACACAGGATAGTTTCTTCCATATTTTTGATCACCTGCATCAGAATGGAAAACAGATCATTCTTACTTCAGATAAAGCCCCGGCAGATATTATGGATATTCAGGACAGGATTGTTTCCCGTTTCAAATGGGGACTTTCTGCAGAAATAAAATCTCCTGATTTATCTACAAGAAGACAGATTATTGAAGACAAACTAAGCAGAGACGGAATTGTTCTTCCGGGAGACATGCTAGACTTCCTTGCCGTTGAAACGAAAACCAATGTAAGAGAATTAATTGGGGTGATCAACTCGGTAATTGCTTATTCTACAGTATATAAGAGAGACCTAAGTCTTGAATTATTAAAGGAAACCATCAACAGAATTGCTGCCAACCAGAAGAAAGTAATCAACATTCCTTACATTCAGGATGTGGTATGTGATTATTTCGGAATCAAAAAAGAGCAGCTTCTTTCCAAAACAAGAAAAAGAGAGATTGCATTACCAAGACAATTGGCGATGTACTTCTCAAAAGCATTCACCAACTCTACATTCACTAAAATTGGTGAAGAAATGGGAGGTAAGGATCACTCAACCGTAATGTATGCATGTGATACGATCAAGGATGTTTCAAAAATTGATAAAGAAATCAAGAAATACGTTAAGGATCTTACTGAAAGAATCAAACAGTAAGCTATCTTAAGCTAAAATAATTTAAAATGGAGAATCGTTGTATTCTTCATTTTTTATTTAGTTTTGTCACACAGAATATGAATATCTTTTAACCTTTTCAACTGTAAAACTATGAAAATTTTGATGGTCTGCCTGGGAAACATATGCAGAAGTCCTTTAGCTGAGGGAATCATGCAAACAAAACTACCACAGGATTTCTTGGTAGACTCCGCAGGAACTATTTCCATGCATGAAGGAGAACATCCCGATAAAAGAGCTGTTAAAACTGCAGCAAACCATGATGTTGATATTTCCAAGCAGAAATCAAGACCTATTACAAGATCAGATTTTGAGATTTTTGATAAGATTTATTGTATGGATGCTAGCGTATATAAAGATGTTATTTCCAAGGCTCAAACTGAAGAAGAACGTGAGAAAATAGCATTATTCTTGGAAGCTGCAGGAGAATATAATAACACCGAAGTTCCTGATCCTTATTGGGGCGGAATGGAAGATTTTGAAAAAGTCTTTCAATTATTAGACAATGGTTGCACTAAAATAGCCAACCACTTAAAGCGTACTTCCCATTCATAATCTATAAAACGTATAATTAATTTAACTTCCTATGCTTTTTTTACTTCCAGCTTACCTGTCAGAAAATACCTCTATTGCTCACTTTTCACCTGTGATAAAGGAATATATCATGCAAACTGATTACTTCTTTGTAGAAAATGAAAAAACAGCGAGAAAGGTGGTTAAGTTTTTTGCTCCTGAAAAAAAACAATCAGATTTGAAGCTGTTTCTTCTCGATAAGTATACTGAAAATGCAGATATTAAGGAAGCTCAGGAACTGATGCTGAAAGGACAGGATTTTGGGTTGCTTTCAGAGGCTGGACTGCCGTGTATTGCAGATCCGGGGAATCTGATTGTAAAATGGTGCCATGAAAAAAATATCAGGGTTGTTCCTATTTCCGGGCCATCATCTATTATATTGGCGTTGATTTCCAGTGGTTTCAATGGACAGGAATTTACATTTCACGGATATCTTCCCATTGAAAAAGGAGAAAAAAAGAAACAAATCCAGCACTTGGAAAGTCTGGTTCAGAAAACTGGTTATTCACAAATTTTTATGGAAACTCCATACAGAAATAACCCACTTTTTGAAGATCTTACAAAATTCTTATCACCTAACACAAAGCTTTGTATTGCTGCCAATATCAACGATCCGGAGCATGAATTTATTAAAACAAAAACCATAAAAGACTGGCAAAAACAGAAGCCGGAGCTGCATAAGGTTCCTGCAGTTTTTGTATTAGGAAAATAAACTTTTTTCCGCAGATTGAGTAAATTTTAAAGCGATGCAGTAATCTGCTCAATCTGCGAGAACGAAAAGTTATTTACTACTGTTTCTTACTTTCCATTTTCTCCAAATAAAAGCAATAACAGGGAGCAATAGTAAGAATGGCCAGAATGAAATAATTCCTAGGAAAAACCCTACAAAACTGTTCCATCCCTCGGTAAGAGAATCCACAAAACGACTTCCAAAACCAATTTTTGAAGTAGCTGAACTTCTCACTTTTTCCTTATATAAATTGAGATTTAAGGTGCTGTAATTTACCCGGTCATCAATAAACCGGAGCCTGCCTTCGGCGACATCAATCTCATCCTCCAATTCACGGATTTTCTCCTGAATTTCAATCATATCCTTTGTTGTAGCCGCTCCTTTAAGCATGTCGCGATATTTTTCCAGATAGATCTTTTTATTGGCTAATTTGATCGAAATATCAGTGTATTCCTCAGTGACATCATCAGAGGAAATATTCTTTGACAAGACAGAGCCTACACCGTCAGAAAAGGAATTCACAAGGGCATCAAAGCTTTTGTGGGGAACACGAATGATCAGATCAATATTTTCATCCATATCCGTATTTTGGAAATTTTCTTTCTGGATATAGGCATTGTTCTTCTTCAAAATATCATTCACCTGAGTTTGCGCTTTTTTAATATCTCCTACCTGGATTTTCATATCTCCATTTTTTATGATTTTCTTGGAGATGGTATCAGTGGAAGAATGTGTTCTGGAAGTATTGCCATTGGAATCTATATTTTCGGAAATTGAATTTGGAGGTAAAGGAGCCTTATTAGAAACTGCAGCTTCCATTGGTGGTGGGGGTGCTTCTTCCTTAGCATCGACCATATCAACATTTAAGCTGTTTTTATCCAATTCTGATTTATTACAGTTGAAAAGAATAAGGCAAAATAGAAGTAAAAGTATATTTTTCATGAACAGTTTTTGAAATTTTATCAAAAACTGTGCTTAAAATTGTTAAAATATTGAAATAAGTCTTGAATTTTATAAAATTAACATTTCTGATGTTTTAAAAGCTAGTCCACGCTTGGTTACTCCTATTTTGAAAGGTTAGTATCTGATCCCTGTCTTTTTTAAGATAAAGCTTAAAAGCCAAATAGGGCCAATCAAAAGAAACTGAAGATCTTTTAGAAAAGAAGGTTTTTTCCCTTCAATTTTATGTCCGATAAACTGAAAGATCCACGTAACAACAAAAACAATGAGGTAAAAGATCCAGGATTGCTTACCAAGATGGATATTAGTAAGATAAATAAAATGTTCTGCCAGGAGCATTATTATGATCATAATGATCCCAATTAATAAGGAAAGTCTTATATAGAACAGGCTGATCAGAATAATAGCAATCAAACTGATGATACTGATACATCCGAAGTAAGAAAGGCAGAAATGAGGGGATGGGATAAGGGAAATGAAACCAAGAATGGTACAGAAAATCAAAGGAACACAGATCCAGTGAATGAACTTATTGGTAGCGTTTTTATGACTTTTGCTATATTCTGCAAATAATAAATCAACCTTTCTCATAATGACGGAATTGGATAAATGCTAAAATAATAAAATTTTGTAATCGGTGAGAAGTTTGCTTACATTTGTGCTATGTCTGCCTTAGAAAAATTCGGAGTTGAAATCTCTACAGAACGTAATATTTTTGAGAGAATAGCTGTTGATAAGCCATTTCGGCCCGAAAACCCGGCATTTATTTTTATAAAATCTGGAACCATAAAACTTCGTCAGCACTTCAGTGATCTGGAGGTTTCTGCCAATATGTTTATGGTAACCGATCCTCAGACCGTTTATGAGGTGGTAGCAGTGAGTGATGATTTTCAGTCTAGAATGGTTTCCTACAAGAGAGATTTTATTTCAGCCTTATCTTTAAAATTCAACCGATTAATTACCTATCGTTATTTCAGGCAGCAGATGAATAAAGGAGTACCTTTTCCTGAAAATGAGATGGAAGTGGTATGGAAAAGTGTCAACTTTTTGAAATACATCCTTGATTCTGAAACTGAGATGCTGTACAAAAAAGAAATGGTGGAGCATCTTTTTTCTGTTTTCTGCTATCAGATGGCTGGGATCATTTCAAAGGAAGATAATAACTCGATGAACCAGATGTCCAGACAGGAAGAGATTGTTTTTGTATTTCTTACCGACCTTTCTGAACATCATCTTACAGAAAGAACTGTGGAGTTCTATGCGGAACGGCAATCAATTACAACCAGACATCTTTCGTCAGTTGTAAGGGAAGTAACGGGCAAAACGGCAAGTCACATCATTGCCTTAATTGTAATCAATGAAGCGAAAGTTCTTTTAAACTCTTCCAGTAAACCGGTTTCGGAGATTTCTTCAATCTTGGGATTTAGTGATCAATACGCATTTTCTCATTTTTTTAAGAAACATCTGGAGGTAAGCCCCAGACAATACAGACATCAGTTTGAAAGTTAAAATCCTACATTTGAACATCTTTTTCCAATAATCAAACATTTGATTGATTTTGTTGTTCACCTAACTTTGCATCTGTAAAACAAGGTAAAATGACAAAGAAATTAAAAACAGCACTATCGGTTCTGATAGCAGCTTTTCCTGCGCTGTTTTTTTCACAACAGATCAAACAGATGACTGCGGGTGAGGTCGCCGAATTGGCTCTTCAAAATCATCAGCAGTTGAAAGTTTCGGCTCAAAACATTGATATTGCAAAACAGAATATCAATGTTGTAAAGCTTCAGAAACTGCCCACTATCACAGCTTCTACAAGCCAGTTCTATCTGGGGGATGCTGTAGCCATCGATAAAGATTTTTCAAATTCTACAAAGGTTCCGATGCCTCATTATGGAAGTTCTTACGCGGTACAGGCAACACAACTGATCTTTAAAGGAGGATTGGTGAATAAGTCTATTGAAATGGCAGGACTTCGTGAGCAACTTTCTGAACTGGATCTGGAGAAAAACAAACAGGATGTAAAATTTTTGGTGATTTCAAATTATTTGGATGTGTACAAAATCATCAATCAAGAAGAAGTGTTTCAGAATAACAAGAAATTGGCTCAGGAACGTCTTAAAAACATTCAGAAGTTCTATCAGCAGGGAATGGTAACCAGAAACGAGGTCATTCGTGGAGAGTTAGCTCTTAAAAATCTGGATCAGGGCATTTTGACGCTTTCCAACAACAGAAAAATTCTTAATTATAATTTAAATATCGCGTTAGGGTTGTCTTCTGATACTGAAATTATTCCTACTGAAACGTTGGATAATAAAGAATCAGGAATCGGAATGGAATACTATACAAATCTTGCCCATGAGAGCAATCCCATACTGAAATCTGCACAGAAAAATATTGATGTTGCCGATAAGAATATTGAAATTATAAGAACAGACAATATGCCTACAGTGGCCGGGTTTGGTGGATACACTTTACAAAGACCAATTACTACGAGAAACCCTGTTCTGGATATGTATTCAGGAGGATGGCAGACAGGTGTTTCGCTTAGTTACAACATAGATAACCTGTATAAAACAAAGGAGAAGGTAAAATTGGGTGAGATTCAGAAGAACCAGGCCAATGATGCCAAGACGTTGGTACAGCAAAATGTAGACATGGGAGTAAACGCTGCCTATACAAAATATCAGGAAGCTATTCAGCGGGCGGATATTCTAAATGACTCCAAAAGCCTGGCAGAGGAAAACTACAAGATTACAGAAGCCAAATATTTGAATCAATTGGCTGTACAGGCAGAAATGATTGATGCGCAGAACCAGAAACTGCAATCGGAACTGGATTATGCCAATGCAGAAATTAATGTCTTGTATCAATATTATAATCTGCTGAAATCTACGGGAACACTTTAATTTTTAAAACTGAAAATCAACACAATGGAAAACAAGGAACAAACTACTCAAAATACAACGCCAGCTCCGGCAAGACCAAGTGGAGACGGTAAAAAAAAGGAAAACAAAAAAAATAAAATCAGAGCGATTATTTCCAATATTATCGTTTTTCTGGTTATCGGTTTTGGATTATTCTGGTTAATACGTGAATACTTCCATATCGGAAATAAGACCTATACTGAAGCTGCGCAGGTAGAAGAGTTTATTAACCCTATCAATACAAGGGTTTCAGCTTACATTAAAGAAATAAAATTCATTGAACACCAAAGAGTAAAAAAAGGAGATACCCTGGTTGTTCTTGATAATCGTGAGATCTTAACTCAATTGGGACAGGCTGAAGCTGCTTATCAAAATGCCACAGCACAAAAAACAGCTACAAGCTCTTCTGTGAATACTGTTTCCAATAATATCAACGTAATGCAATCCAATATTGCAGGTGCAAAAGCAAGACTTTGGAATGCGGAACAAAATTTAAACAGATATAAAAATCTTTTGGCTGCAGAAGCTGTTACAAGACAACAATATGATCAGGTAAAAACAGAATACGATGCTCAAAAAGCGGCTTATGAAACCTTAGTCAATCAGAAACAATCAGCAAACCTCTCCACTACAGAAGTAAAAAGCAAACTAGGAATCAATGATGCAGAGATTAAAAGAACAAAATCTGCACTGGATATGGCAAGAATCAATCTTTCCTATACGGTAATTACAGCTCCTTATGATGGAGTAATGGGAAGAAGAACGATTTCTGAGGGACAATTGATCCAGCCGGGACAACAGGTAGCAACCATTGTACTTAACAGTCAAAAATGGGTAACGGCCAACTTTCTGGAAAGCCAGATGCCTCACATTAAAGTAGGAGAAAAGATAACAATGTCTGCAGATGCATTGGGAGGGCAGAAATTTGAGGGAGTTGTAACTGCCATTTCTGCAGCAACAGGATCAAGATATTCAAATGTACCAACGGATAACTCAACCGGAAATTTCATCAAGGTACAGCAAAGAATTCCTGTAAGAATTGAATTTACAGCTTCCAATAAAAAGGAAAACCTGGATAAACTGAGCGCAGGGATGAATATGAACGTGAATATTAATGAACATTAAAAGATTAGAAAATTGACAATCTAAGTTCTAGTTTCTAACATCTAATTTTCAACATGTACAACAAAGGATTATATAGCGATTGGGTACCCAAACCCGTACAGCTGCTGCTGATCGTATTACTGCTCGCGGTGGTGATGCCTCTGGGTGGTGTATATACGGGGAATATCAGTTATCTGGTAAGTGGTACCGGCGCAATGACGGAATATTTTATGTGGGCCAACTATGCTACCACAATAGGAATGGGGGCTTGTATGCCGATTGTTCTCAGAATGAAGATGAGATTTAAGGTGAGGGATAAAATGGTGGCTTTATTGGTTCTTTTAGGAATGTTAAGCTATTTAAATGCAACCACTTTACATCCCATGGTTTTTGTATTCAGCTCTCTGCTGATAGGGTTTATGAAGATGATGGTGACCATTGAGTTGTTTTTACCATTGATGATGATGATCGGAAATCGTGGAATGTTCTATGGTGTGTTTTATACATTCGTTCTGGTGATGAATCAGGTAGCGGTTTATTACTCCGCGAAGTTTGCTCTTCTTTATAACTGGCAGCAGTTTTATATACTGACGTCTGTGTTATGTTTTATTCTTGCATTGATCCATTGGGTTTTTATGCATGATAAATACTTTGCACTCAAGGTTCCGCTCCATTATATTGACTGGTTGAGTATATTGCTTTTCATTTCAGCATTTATGTTTTCAGCCTATGTGTATTCCTTTGGGAGACAACAGGACTGGCTGAACTCCAAGAACATTATCAGTGCAAGTATTGCTGCTTTTGTAAGCTTTGCCCTGCTTAGCATTCGGCAGTTAACCTTAAAACGACCTTATCTTTCATTTAAGATTTTCAAAAGAAATAATGTACTGCATGGGCTGTTTATGTTATTCTGGCTAGGAATGTTCCTGGGAACAGCTACTCTTCAGAATACCTTTGCAGTGGGGGTGCTGGGATATGACCAGTTGACCAATGCTTGGCTAAGCATGTTGATGGTTCCGGGAATCATTATAGCGGGAATCATTGCTATTTTCTGGTTTAAAAAAGAAAAACCACTGAAAATGTATATTTTCTCAGGATTCTCTGCCATGATGGGATATGCCATTATCATGTACTTTTCAATGGTGCTGGAATTCAATTATGAAAACTGGTATCTGCCTATGTTTTTGAAAGGCTATGGAATGTGTTCTCTGTTTATCTCCGTATGGTTTTATACCTTGGATAAACTTGAGATGAATGATATGCTTGCTGCCATTGGATTGGTATTGGTATGGAGAACATTTCTGGCAGTAGGTATTTTCTCAGCAATATATTCTTGGTTTCAATATCATTTTCAGGTCATTGCGATAGGAGACCTTGCCGTTTATATGGATGGTGTGACCATATCTCCTCAAAATGTTGCCGCCAATATGAAAGCCATTCAGCTGAATGCCATTATTATAGCCAGTAAAAAGATCTTCGGATATATTATTCTGGCTGGTTCCGGAGTACTGATTTATGTGATCACCCACCATTTTGGAGCAAAACGCTTCCAGTATTTAAGATTTGTAAGAATCATTGGTGGTAAATCTGTGATTGCAAGACGAAGACTTCGTGAACGCAAAAAATTATTAGAAGAAATAAAAGACGCAGCCGGACCTGCGATCTAAAAAATACCTTGTTTTTCACTAGTAAAATCCTGGATCTTTCATAGACCGGGATTTTACGTTTTTAGAGCTGTTTATGAAACTATACCTCACATAATTTTTTATGGAATTCATGAAAAATTTCATCTTTTACTATTTTTATTGCTTCTAAATAAAAATTATATTTGCCGGATTATAAAACTTTGATTTGAAGGAATGAAAAAGCAGTATGCATTCATAGGTCTGCTGGCTTCGGGATTATTCTTTTCCCAAACCGCTAAGGATTCTATAGCCTCTAAAGGTATTGATGATGTTGTGATCGTCGCATCCAGAAAACCCACAAAAATATCTGAAATTCCGGGTACAGTTTGGGTAGTACAGAAGGAAAAAATCCAGGAACAGGCCAAAAGTGGAGTTCCCATTAAGGAAATGTTATCCATCCTGATTCCAAGCATGGACATCGGCCCTCAGGGAAGAACCAATTACGGACAGAATATGAGAGGGCGTTCAGCTTTGGTAATGATAGACGGGGTTTCTTTGAATAGTATCCGTGCCATCAGCCGTCAGTTAGATGCCATTGATCCTTTTAATATCGAAAGAATCGAGGTCCTTTCCGGAGCAAGCTCTGTTTATGGTGGAAATGCAACCGGTGGTATTATTAATATCATTACAAAGATTCCATCCAAAAAAGGAATTAGCGGAGAGACAGAAGTGGGGGTACGTACCGGTTTTATGGGAAAAGATGACCATGATTTCCGTGCAGCACAATCCATTGCAGGAAAAGGAGAGAAGTTCTTCGGAAGATTAGGAGTTGCTTACCAGCAGAATGGTGGAGTATACGGAGCCGATCAAAAGCAGCTTTTTACAGATATTACACAAACTGACCTTCAGTATAACCAGTCGATTGACATATTGGCGACAGGGGGATACCAGTTTAACAATAAACATAAAATAACAGCCTCCCTTCAGTATTACAACTCCAAGTTTAATGGAGACAGAAGCTTATATTTGGGCGATAACCTGAGTGCTTTTACAAAGAAAAACGGGAGCTTACTGGAAATGAGGGATGGTTTTTCCTCCGATAAAAGCGTAGGAACAGAACGTTATATGGGAACGGTAGCCTACACCGGAAACGGAATTCTTGGCGGGCAGGACCTGTATGTGCAATTTGCTACCCGTGGTGAAAAACTAGGATTTTATCCTTTCCCGGGGAATGTAAACATCAATGCTACAGATAAAATTGCCTACATGTCTTCCTCACAGCAAGACACCTATTACTCAGGAATAAAAGCCCTATTGTCAAAATCCTGGAGAGGATTGAATGTAACCTATGGAGCTGATATAGATTTTGAAAAATTTGAAGGAAATCAATCCGTTTATAATATTGCGAAAACAATGTCCAGCGGAGGACTGATCAACGAAACTCAATACAGCCTGGGGAGATATCCTACCAACCACTCTCAGAGTTATGCAGGATATGTTCAGGCTAAGTATAATATTATACCTAAGCTACAGATTAATGCCGGATTGCGTTATCAGCACATCAATGTGAAGATGGATGATTTTGTAGGATCTGAGCAGCAAACACAGATTGCTATGGGCTACGGACAGTCTGCATCTGCCATTCCCGGAGGTGAAAGTTCTTATAATGTAACATTGGCTAATGCCGGATTACTTTATAAAATCAATGAGCAGCACCAGGTTTGGGGAACATTTTCACAAGGAGCAAGTTTAGCAGATCCTGCTAAGTTCTACGGAATTGGGAAATATGTACTCAATGGAGCCCATTGGGGAGTGGTCTCTAGTATTAATGTAAAAGAACAGCCTTTACAAGCCATCAAAACCAACCAATTTGAAGGAGGATACCGTGTCAATAAAGGAGGATTGAGAGCACAGGTTGCCGGATTTTTAAGTACTTCAGACAAGACGGTTACTGTAGACAGAAAAACGTTCCAGATCCTTGTCAATGATTTAAAATTGAGAAATATGGGAATCGAAGCTGAGATTTCCTATTCCATGAACAATGGTATTTACTTCGGAGCAAGCGGACTTTTAATCAAGTCTGAGGTAGATAACAAGGGAGAGTGGCAGAAACAGGATATTTCCAGTGCTTCACCATCAAAATTGGTGACTTATATTGGATATAATGTTCAGAACTGGTCATTCAGATTCCAGTCACTGCAGAATTTCAAGCAGAAGGATGAACTTAATAATGTAGTTGAAGGTTACAATACTTCCGATCTTATGGTAGGATACCGTTTCAACTGGGGGAAATTCAACCTGGGTATTCAGAATGTATTCAATACAGATTATCAGACGATCTGGAGCAAGCGTTCTCAGGTTTTATATTCCAGCTACGGAATTCCTGAATTGTTTAATTATAAAGGAAGAGGCAGAACATTCAACCTGTCTTATACATTTGAATTTTAAAAATAAGACTAGAGTAGTAATGCTTTAGTCTGAATTGAAATACTTTCTACCCATCCGGTTTTCAGCATGGACTGGAAACCGGATTTCTTTTCTCCCAAACTCAACACTCTCAAACCCTCAAACTCTCAAACCCTCAAACCCTCAAACTCTCCAACGCTCCAACGCACTCTCTCAAACTTAAACCCAAAACTTTGAACTTTATCCTCTGAAGCCGTATCTTTGCTCTATGAAAGATTTAATGGGCAGAGCGATCTGGGATTATTATCATAATGAAAATCCTGAAGATCTGCAGACTGAAACGTCAATTTCTGAACTGGATGAACTTCCGGTGGACTATTTATTCAGAGATGTTGAAGATATGAATGACATTGAGCAGAAAGCATTGCATTTATCCAAGGGAAAAGTATTGGATATTGGAGCAGGAGCCGGTTCTCATGCCCTATATCTTCAAAATGATGCCAATCTTGACGTGCTGGCATTGGATATTTCTCCAAAATCTATCGAAGTCTGCCAATTGAGAGGAGTAAAAAGAGCTGTATGTGAAAATATTCTGGATTTTTCAGGAGAAACATTTGATACGATCTTATTATTGATGAACGGTACAGGAATTTTTGAAAAATTGTCTAAAATTGACACTTATCTTCAGAAATTAAGATCATTACTGAATGATGGTGGCCAAATTCTGATTGACAGTACAGATATCCTCTATATGTTTGACCGCGATGAAGATGGGGGAGTTTATATTCCTGCCGGAGGTTATTATGGTGAACTGGAGTACGTGGTTCATTACAAAGGAGAATCCGAAAAACCGATCACATGGCTCTACCTTGATTTCAATACCTTGAAGAATGCTGCTGAAAATAATGGCTTTGCCATAGAAAAAGTATTGCAGGATGAAGATTGTTATTTGGCTAAACTGACTAAGAAATAACTTGAGAATAAACCTTGATAGTTGATGGTAATCAAAATCACCATTACTGTACAAATAAGGATTGGAAAAATATAAGAAGCTGCTCTGTAGGGCAGCTTTTTAGGTGTAAAAAGGACCCAGAAACCCAATAAAATTAAGCTCCCTAATCCAGCTATTATAAATTCAGGATTCTGTTTAATGGAAAAAATATTCTTGGACCTTACTGTGTGAGTCATCAAAACAAGAAAATTATGGATAGGCAGAAATACAAAACCGAAAATGAAAGTAAGAGCGGCCGGAACGTATTTTTTGAGTTTGATGAAATTAAGACCCAATAAAATTGCTCCGGGTATTGTTCCTAAAATAAGACTGATGATGAGTATCAGTGTTCTCGGAAATAATTTGATAGCATTTGGATCTTCAGTAATATGGTCTCTCCACAGTTCTTTCTCTTCTGCAAGCTTGGCTTCCTCCGCTTCTATTTTATTGCGAATTATTTGCTGAACAGCCATTTCTTCCTGTTCAGTGAAAATACGCCCTCTTTCTTTCAAAATATCAAATGCCATTTGTACAGCTTCAGGGACAAAACGATTGTCCTCTTTTAAATATTTTTCGAGTTCGAAATCGGGGAGTTTCCTTAAGACGCTTCTGTTAACCATAATAATGACTGCAAATATAAATCTTTATAGCATAAAAAAGAGACTGCCAAAAGGCAGTCTCTTAAATA containing:
- a CDS encoding low molecular weight protein-tyrosine-phosphatase, with translation MKILMVCLGNICRSPLAEGIMQTKLPQDFLVDSAGTISMHEGEHPDKRAVKTAANHDVDISKQKSRPITRSDFEIFDKIYCMDASVYKDVISKAQTEEEREKIALFLEAAGEYNNTEVPDPYWGGMEDFEKVFQLLDNGCTKIANHLKRTSHS
- a CDS encoding SAM-dependent methyltransferase; its protein translation is MLFLLPAYLSENTSIAHFSPVIKEYIMQTDYFFVENEKTARKVVKFFAPEKKQSDLKLFLLDKYTENADIKEAQELMLKGQDFGLLSEAGLPCIADPGNLIVKWCHEKNIRVVPISGPSSIILALISSGFNGQEFTFHGYLPIEKGEKKKQIQHLESLVQKTGYSQIFMETPYRNNPLFEDLTKFLSPNTKLCIAANINDPEHEFIKTKTIKDWQKQKPELHKVPAVFVLGK
- a CDS encoding DUF4349 domain-containing protein, with the protein product MKNILLLLFCLILFNCNKSELDKNSLNVDMVDAKEEAPPPPMEAAVSNKAPLPPNSISENIDSNGNTSRTHSSTDTISKKIIKNGDMKIQVGDIKKAQTQVNDILKKNNAYIQKENFQNTDMDENIDLIIRVPHKSFDALVNSFSDGVGSVLSKNISSDDVTEEYTDISIKLANKKIYLEKYRDMLKGAATTKDMIEIQEKIRELEDEIDVAEGRLRFIDDRVNYSTLNLNLYKEKVRSSATSKIGFGSRFVDSLTEGWNSFVGFFLGIISFWPFLLLLPVIAFIWRKWKVRNSSK
- a CDS encoding DUF962 domain-containing protein — protein: MRKVDLLFAEYSKSHKNATNKFIHWICVPLIFCTILGFISLIPSPHFCLSYFGCISIISLIAIILISLFYIRLSLLIGIIMIIIMLLAEHFIYLTNIHLGKQSWIFYLIVFVVTWIFQFIGHKIEGKKPSFLKDLQFLLIGPIWLLSFILKKTGIRY
- a CDS encoding helix-turn-helix domain-containing protein, with the translated sequence MSALEKFGVEISTERNIFERIAVDKPFRPENPAFIFIKSGTIKLRQHFSDLEVSANMFMVTDPQTVYEVVAVSDDFQSRMVSYKRDFISALSLKFNRLITYRYFRQQMNKGVPFPENEMEVVWKSVNFLKYILDSETEMLYKKEMVEHLFSVFCYQMAGIISKEDNNSMNQMSRQEEIVFVFLTDLSEHHLTERTVEFYAERQSITTRHLSSVVREVTGKTASHIIALIVINEAKVLLNSSSKPVSEISSILGFSDQYAFSHFFKKHLEVSPRQYRHQFES
- a CDS encoding TolC family protein; amino-acid sequence: MTKKLKTALSVLIAAFPALFFSQQIKQMTAGEVAELALQNHQQLKVSAQNIDIAKQNINVVKLQKLPTITASTSQFYLGDAVAIDKDFSNSTKVPMPHYGSSYAVQATQLIFKGGLVNKSIEMAGLREQLSELDLEKNKQDVKFLVISNYLDVYKIINQEEVFQNNKKLAQERLKNIQKFYQQGMVTRNEVIRGELALKNLDQGILTLSNNRKILNYNLNIALGLSSDTEIIPTETLDNKESGIGMEYYTNLAHESNPILKSAQKNIDVADKNIEIIRTDNMPTVAGFGGYTLQRPITTRNPVLDMYSGGWQTGVSLSYNIDNLYKTKEKVKLGEIQKNQANDAKTLVQQNVDMGVNAAYTKYQEAIQRADILNDSKSLAEENYKITEAKYLNQLAVQAEMIDAQNQKLQSELDYANAEINVLYQYYNLLKSTGTL
- a CDS encoding HlyD family secretion protein; its protein translation is MENKEQTTQNTTPAPARPSGDGKKKENKKNKIRAIISNIIVFLVIGFGLFWLIREYFHIGNKTYTEAAQVEEFINPINTRVSAYIKEIKFIEHQRVKKGDTLVVLDNREILTQLGQAEAAYQNATAQKTATSSSVNTVSNNINVMQSNIAGAKARLWNAEQNLNRYKNLLAAEAVTRQQYDQVKTEYDAQKAAYETLVNQKQSANLSTTEVKSKLGINDAEIKRTKSALDMARINLSYTVITAPYDGVMGRRTISEGQLIQPGQQVATIVLNSQKWVTANFLESQMPHIKVGEKITMSADALGGQKFEGVVTAISAATGSRYSNVPTDNSTGNFIKVQQRIPVRIEFTASNKKENLDKLSAGMNMNVNINEH